In Paraburkholderia bryophila, a single genomic region encodes these proteins:
- a CDS encoding cytochrome c oxidase assembly protein, translated as MNLLYWLDPWEFSPTVVIALLIPAILFVRGAHKAKVSIRRRLSFWFGLVALYVALHTRLDYFFEHEFFMHRAQHLVLHHLGPFFIALSYPGAALRAGIPFRWRQRFVRPALATPLVRRTLDVVMHPVVAVTLFVGLIYFWLMSPVHFVAMLDWRLYRVMNWSMVIDGLLFWWLVLDPRPAPPARLSPGKRVLVVIAAIPPQIMLGAFIFFTPRELYPIYSICGRAFTWLSPMRDQQIGGLLLWIPGSMMSVIGALIALRHWMRLSARGRLRNERRVTVAQGSTPPGASASASGSQ; from the coding sequence ATGAATCTGCTCTACTGGCTCGATCCATGGGAGTTTTCGCCGACCGTCGTGATCGCGCTGCTGATTCCGGCGATCCTGTTCGTGCGCGGCGCGCACAAGGCGAAGGTGTCGATCCGCCGGCGTCTGTCGTTCTGGTTCGGGCTGGTGGCGTTGTACGTCGCGCTGCATACTCGGCTCGATTATTTCTTCGAGCATGAGTTCTTCATGCATCGCGCGCAGCATCTGGTGCTGCATCATCTCGGGCCGTTCTTCATCGCGCTGTCGTATCCGGGCGCCGCGTTGCGTGCGGGGATTCCGTTCCGCTGGCGGCAACGTTTCGTGCGGCCCGCGCTGGCGACGCCGCTGGTGCGCCGGACGCTCGACGTCGTGATGCATCCGGTGGTCGCGGTCACGCTGTTCGTCGGGCTGATTTACTTCTGGTTGATGTCGCCGGTTCATTTCGTCGCGATGCTCGACTGGCGGCTTTATCGCGTGATGAACTGGAGCATGGTGATCGACGGCCTGCTGTTCTGGTGGCTCGTGCTCGATCCGCGTCCGGCGCCGCCGGCGCGGCTGTCGCCGGGCAAGCGCGTTCTCGTGGTGATCGCCGCGATTCCGCCGCAGATCATGCTCGGCGCGTTCATCTTCTTTACGCCGCGCGAGCTGTATCCGATCTATTCGATCTGCGGTCGCGCGTTCACCTGGTTGAGCCCGATGCGCGATCAGCAGATCGGCGGGCTGCTGCTGTGGATTCCGGGTTCGATGATGAGCGTGATCGGCGCGCTGATCGCGTTGCGTCACTGGATGCGGCTGTCGGCGCGTGGACGGTTGCGCAATGAACGTCGCGTAACGGTGGCACAGGGGTCGACGCCGCCGGGCGCGTCGGCGTCGGCGAGCGGTAGTCAGTAG
- a CDS encoding SCO family protein yields MRRSSIESLNPALFPILSSRQSPPAHAPRLQPRFARRLALSVVLAAGALTSLAGCTHRAETWQLTDVTGHLPDLDFKLTGDDGRPVTGESFKGRTSLVYFGYTHCPDVCPETMGRLMQVLAKLGPDAQKVRILFITVDPARDTPQALRDYVGAFDAKHAEGLTGTDWQIESLAKRYRVAYQMEKRDPNGGYEVTHSSAVYVFDQQGHARLLATDHDTPDAIAQDLRRIVDDRS; encoded by the coding sequence ATGCGCCGCTCTTCAATCGAGTCATTGAACCCTGCTTTGTTCCCGATCCTCTCCTCCCGACAGTCGCCACCGGCCCATGCGCCGCGCCTTCAGCCCCGGTTCGCGCGACGGCTCGCGCTGAGTGTCGTGCTTGCCGCCGGCGCGCTCACGTCGCTGGCCGGTTGCACGCATCGCGCCGAAACATGGCAACTGACCGATGTGACCGGCCATCTGCCGGACCTCGATTTCAAGCTCACCGGCGACGACGGCCGTCCCGTGACCGGCGAGTCGTTCAAAGGCCGCACCTCGCTCGTCTACTTCGGCTACACGCATTGTCCGGACGTCTGCCCTGAAACGATGGGCCGCCTGATGCAGGTGCTCGCCAAACTCGGGCCCGATGCGCAGAAGGTGCGCATTCTGTTCATCACCGTCGATCCCGCGCGCGACACGCCGCAGGCCTTGCGCGACTACGTCGGCGCATTCGACGCGAAGCATGCCGAAGGGCTGACCGGCACCGACTGGCAGATCGAGTCGCTCGCCAAGCGCTACCGGGTCGCGTATCAGATGGAAAAGCGCGATCCCAACGGCGGCTATGAAGTGACCCACAGCTCCGCCGTCTACGTGTTCGACCAGCAAGGCCACGCGCGCCTGCTCGCCACCGATCACGACACCCCCGACGCGATCGCGCAGGACCTGCGCCGTATCGTCGACGACCGTTCCTGA
- a CDS encoding GNAT family N-acetyltransferase: MTEPQHTAATRRAQLEWRWKAFSDLSSAEVYAMLAARSAVFVVEQNCLYGDIDGLDLDAWHLFAFGPGEERYPPLAGYLRVLLPEAEDSDIRIGRVLTTVPFRGIGLGKAMLERSLEHIRAQWPGTPIRLHAQAHLQGFYSAFGFTPVSDIHDEDDIPHVWMRSR, encoded by the coding sequence ATGACCGAACCGCAACACACCGCCGCCACGCGGCGGGCACAACTCGAATGGCGCTGGAAAGCGTTCAGCGACCTCAGCAGCGCCGAAGTCTATGCGATGCTGGCGGCGCGTAGCGCGGTGTTCGTCGTCGAGCAGAATTGCCTGTATGGCGACATCGACGGGCTCGATCTGGACGCGTGGCACCTGTTTGCGTTCGGTCCCGGCGAAGAGCGTTATCCGCCGTTGGCGGGTTATCTGCGTGTGCTGCTGCCCGAGGCTGAAGACAGCGATATCCGCATCGGCCGCGTGCTGACCACGGTGCCGTTCCGCGGTATCGGTCTGGGCAAAGCGATGCTCGAGCGCTCGCTCGAGCACATCCGCGCGCAGTGGCCCGGCACGCCGATTCGCCTGCATGCGCAAGCGCATCTGCAAGGCTTCTACAGCGCGTTCGGCTTTACGCCGGTGTCGGACATTCACGACGAAGACGACATTCCACACGTGTGGATGCGCTCGCGCTGA
- a CDS encoding copper chaperone PCu(A)C, producing MSIKFKPSASLAAALTLTLGFAFAPVAQAAGADARAISVKNAWVRWLPNNLPAAGYATLVNASDKPVDLVDISSADYGDAMLHQTVSNGSSQKMVMVDKLTVPAHGQVAISPGGYHVMLENAKHKVAPGDTVHLTLKFSDGETLDTPFAVKSPAQTN from the coding sequence ATGTCGATCAAGTTCAAACCATCCGCCTCGTTAGCCGCCGCCCTCACGCTCACGCTCGGTTTCGCCTTCGCTCCCGTCGCGCAAGCCGCCGGTGCCGACGCACGGGCAATCAGCGTGAAGAACGCCTGGGTCCGCTGGTTGCCGAACAACCTGCCCGCCGCCGGCTACGCGACGCTGGTCAACGCGAGCGATAAACCCGTGGATCTCGTCGATATTTCGAGCGCCGATTACGGCGACGCGATGCTGCATCAGACCGTGTCGAACGGTTCGTCGCAGAAAATGGTGATGGTCGACAAACTGACGGTGCCGGCGCACGGCCAGGTCGCGATCTCGCCCGGCGGCTATCACGTGATGCTCGAAAATGCGAAGCACAAGGTCGCGCCGGGCGACACGGTGCATCTGACGCTGAAGTTCTCCGACGGCGAAACGCTCGACACGCCGTTTGCCGTCAAGTCGCCCGCCCAAACCAACTAG
- a CDS encoding sensor domain-containing diguanylate cyclase, with the protein MHVPPTPSNESARLDTLRALHILDTSPEERFDRLTRLAKRLFGVPIALVSLVDADRQWFKSCVGLTASETSRDISFCGHAILGDEIMLVPDALADARFHDNPLVIDNPNIRFYAGCPLTVPNGSKLGTLCLIDVKPRGLDEEERELLRDLARMAEQELAAVQLATLDDLTLLSNRRGFEALAQHALNVCKRLEKPASLLFFDLNDFKQINDTHGHAEGDRALTTFADVLRTALRESDVIGRLGGDEFVALLTDSSSAETHEVTQRLQHLLDARNAEEKRGYQIRFSVGQIQYEPARHASIAELLAAADAAMYSHKQASKARAAQQRI; encoded by the coding sequence ATGCATGTCCCACCGACGCCCAGCAATGAAAGCGCCCGTCTCGACACCTTGCGTGCGCTGCATATCCTCGACACTTCGCCCGAAGAGCGGTTCGACCGCCTGACGCGGCTCGCCAAGCGGCTGTTCGGTGTGCCGATCGCGCTCGTGAGCCTCGTCGACGCCGACCGCCAATGGTTCAAGTCCTGCGTCGGCCTGACGGCCAGTGAGACATCGCGCGACATCTCGTTCTGCGGTCACGCGATTCTCGGCGACGAAATCATGCTGGTGCCCGATGCGTTGGCCGACGCGCGTTTTCACGACAACCCGCTAGTCATCGACAACCCGAATATCCGTTTCTATGCCGGCTGTCCGCTGACGGTGCCCAACGGCAGCAAGCTCGGCACGCTCTGTCTGATCGACGTCAAGCCGCGCGGTCTCGACGAAGAGGAGCGCGAACTGCTGCGCGATCTGGCGCGCATGGCGGAGCAGGAACTGGCCGCCGTGCAGCTCGCCACGCTCGACGACCTGACGCTGCTGTCTAACCGGCGGGGTTTCGAAGCGCTCGCGCAACATGCGCTGAACGTCTGCAAGCGGCTGGAGAAACCGGCGTCGCTGCTGTTCTTCGACCTGAACGACTTCAAGCAGATCAACGACACCCACGGCCACGCCGAGGGCGATCGCGCACTGACCACGTTCGCCGACGTGCTGCGCACGGCGCTGCGTGAGAGCGACGTGATCGGGCGCTTGGGCGGCGACGAATTCGTTGCATTGCTGACCGATTCGAGCAGCGCCGAAACGCACGAAGTCACGCAACGTCTCCAGCATCTGCTGGACGCGCGCAATGCCGAAGAGAAGCGCGGCTATCAGATCCGTTTCAGCGTCGGGCAGATTCAGTACGAGCCCGCGCGGCATGCGTCGATTGCTGAATTGCTGGCGGCCGCGGATGCGGCGATGTATAGCCACAAACAGGCGTCGAAGGCACGCGCCGCGCAGCAGCGCATCTGA
- the otsB gene encoding trehalose-phosphatase — MQALPAVLSPSETAFFFDFDGTLVELAPTPDGVLVEPRVITLLAELRSLTNGAVAIVSGRGIDSIDGFLGMPDLPIAGLHGAERRDANGDTQRIGFHDERLLRMEQVLAQVVNEHPGMLLEIKGAALALHYRNAPDREPVAREATERLVADYPGAYVLQPGKMVYEIKPKDVDKGRAMRAFLDEPPFVGRRPVFAGDDLTDEKGFAVVNERAGLSIKVGAGETLAHTRIDSVPVLLDWLAVIVTAARAA, encoded by the coding sequence ATGCAAGCACTTCCGGCTGTTCTGTCTCCGAGCGAGACGGCATTTTTCTTCGATTTCGATGGCACGCTGGTCGAACTCGCGCCCACGCCGGATGGCGTGCTGGTGGAGCCCCGCGTGATCACGCTACTCGCCGAGCTGCGCAGTCTGACGAACGGCGCGGTCGCGATCGTGTCGGGGCGCGGCATCGACAGTATCGACGGCTTTCTCGGCATGCCCGATCTGCCGATTGCCGGTTTGCACGGCGCCGAACGGCGCGACGCGAACGGCGACACGCAGCGGATCGGCTTCCACGACGAGCGGTTGCTGCGCATGGAGCAGGTGCTCGCGCAGGTCGTCAACGAGCATCCCGGCATGCTGCTCGAGATCAAGGGCGCGGCGCTCGCGCTGCACTACCGCAATGCGCCGGACCGCGAGCCGGTTGCGCGCGAGGCGACCGAGCGGCTGGTGGCCGATTACCCCGGCGCCTACGTGCTGCAGCCGGGCAAGATGGTCTACGAAATCAAACCGAAAGACGTCGACAAGGGCCGCGCGATGCGCGCGTTTCTCGACGAACCGCCGTTCGTCGGCCGCCGGCCGGTGTTCGCCGGTGACGACCTGACCGACGAGAAAGGCTTCGCCGTCGTCAACGAGCGCGCCGGGCTGTCGATCAAGGTCGGCGCGGGCGAGACGCTGGCGCACACGCGCATCGACTCGGTGCCGGTGCTGCTTGACTGGCTCGCCGTTATCGTCACGGCGGCTCGCGCAGCATGA